Part of the Salmo trutta chromosome 5, fSalTru1.1, whole genome shotgun sequence genome is shown below.
TGATGAATACAACAAAGTCTGGGCAGTCGGGAATGAGTTTGAAGTTGATAATGCTAATGCCATCGTCACAGACAAACTTCTTGGAAATACTGCCTGACCAGAGGCTAACAGCGAGCAGCTTGTTTTTGGTGATCCCCACTAGGAAGGTGTTTGCAGTGGTGATCAGTGCATTCTGTAGGGTCACCAGGATGTTGCACACCTTGTGTCCAGTGGCCAGCCTCCAGACTCGGGAGCAGTTCTGTTCACAGAGGGAAACCACAAACTGGTCATTGTGTGTCATCAGGAGCTGAGATATCTTCTGTCCGTTGATGCGAAAGATGTTTTCGCCAGTGGCCGTGTGCCAGATGTACTGGCTGCACTTGTCATCCGACGTCACCATGAGATCCCCAGAGGATGTCAGGACACAGTTTTCCACCAAGCCCTCATGCTTGAAGACAGTCTCTATGAAGCCTGTGCTGAAGTTCCACTTGTGGATGGCTTCAGAGCCGTCCATGGTGAACACAAAGTCCTCCCTGCCAGAAAGCTGTAAGCTCTGGATCCTCTTGCCTGTTTTGTCGTTGTTGGACATGGCTGTAATGATGTCAATGTCCCAGACTGATAGCACTCCACTGCTGGCCACAGACAGGAGCAGGTTGTGGTGGATGGATTTGATGAGTTTGATGATGGCCCCAGAGATATCAATCAGGCTGGCCATGCACTGCCCACTGTCCCTCCTCCACACAAATATGGATGACGTGTTCTCCATGGAGGCCACAATACTTTGGCCATTTTTTGAGAGGACTGCAGCCACGAATCGCTCAGCATGCTTGGCCTTGAACTTCTCTGCCATCTTCCACAACTTGGTGTCCAGGACCTCAATGCTCTTGTCTTTACAGATGAGGATGGAGTGCTGGTCTTCTGACAGCTCAATGCCTACAACCTCATTCTCATCCCCCCGGCAGTCATAATCTTCCATCAGTCTGGGGTTGGTGATCTCTTTGGTGTTCCACACCGACAGGCTCCCCTCATTATCGATCATCACCATCTGGTGACTGGTGTCCAGGACCAAGATGGACTTGACAAATCCCCCGGAGAACTCCGACGTGACCGTAGCTAGCTTGTCCCCAGTCCCCAGATGGAAGATGGACGTGGTGTTGAGGTACTGACCACAGAAGACGTACATTCCATCCGGGGAGCATTGGACGCAGGTGACCTCATACCAGCAGTGGAACTGGTAGAGGGGCCAGCCGTAGAGCAGATCGATGACATTGACATCTTTACTGGCCTCTAGCCAGGCCAAGGCATGATGGCTGGACAGGGTGAACCCATTGATGAAGGCCACCCCTCCTGTGATACCACAGTGCTTGGAGCTCTTGATGTCCACTTCGGACAGCAAGCAAGACTTATGGTTGTCATATATGAGTAGCGTGTTCTTGGTGGTTGCCACAACCAGGTACTTCTCATCGCTGGTTAGCCTGATTCCCAGGACAACTGAATGGGCCGTGTCTATCTGCCGGAGGAGCTGCCTGCTCTCCACATCCCATGTGCTCACAGACCCATCCTCCAGGGCCACGAGTACGATGTTGGGGGCTAGGGTGGGCAGGATCTCCACGATCTGCATGTAGCTGGAGCACAGCGGCAGCCTTTCAGGGCTGTAGGTGACATccatggaggagtggaggggcaCAATGGAGCAGTATTTGGGGCCGTCCTTGTCGCATTCCAGGAGAAGGTGTTGGAGCTTGGGTAAAGAGGTGACCACAGGGAGGAGCCTCTGCTGCAGCTCTGCGGACAGGGACGCCGGGTTCTTCATCACTTTGATCTTGATGCTGCGCAGCGTGGTGGCTAAAAACTTGAGTTCTTTCTCCTGGGAGTAGTTGTAGGCTACATCTATGTCGGTCAGTGCCTTCTCAAACTGCCCTATCTTGATCATTGTGTAGAGCCAGCTGAAGTTCATGATAACGCCGTACATGAGGTCGTCCATGCGGCCGCTCTGAGTTAGATGGTAGAGGAGCTCCGTCATCTTCCTGTGGTTGACAAAGAAGATATCAGGCTCCAGGAGGTTGCACTGGAACACCCAGGGCTGCTCGGGGGTCTGCCTGTCATATGAGTACTTCTCGGCGGATGCTTCTTTGTGGGACGGCTGCTGGGAGTGTGGATTCTTGTGTTGGGAGATGTTAAGCGAGGCAAAGTGGTTGTTGTCACAGTGGAAGATCTTTTTCCTGCCTCCCGACCATGCCCCCAGGAAGTATTCGGCCAGGAGGCTGTGCATCTGGTGCACATCCTCCTCATTGCTAAGATACAGCTTCTGGGCGATGAGTTGCAGGTGTCTGTTGGCCCACACCATCAGGGTAACATTATGCACCTGCCTTTCCAGCAGGTAACCCTCCAGTTCCTCTTTCAGCCTCGCCACCAGGTCATAAGAGATCCTCAGCGGGTTTTTTAGATTTGAACTCACCATGATATCTCCCAACACACTGTTATCCAATGACAGAATATCTTCCAGCTCTACCTCCGTTAACCCCACATTGGCCATGGTGATGTATCCCAGTGCCCTGAACACGAACCGCTGCCCCAGCTTGTTCTCCACAGAGTAGAAGAGCTGCTCGATGCTCTCGTGCACGGTGGAGCACAGTGACCGGTCGTCCACATCCTTGTGCGAGCGCCAATGCACCACCTCCTGGTAAATGAGGTTGACAAACATGGGAAGCGTGCACTTGGCCAGAGCTTCATTGACGTAGATCTGCTGTCCCGAAGTCACCTTTCTCTTCAACCCCAGCAGCTGCTGCTTCAGTATCTGACTACAGGCCTTACGGTCTCGCTGCACCAGCTCTACGTAGCGCCCTTCATCATGAATCAAACAGCGGAGCTTCTGGAGGATTCCGTGTTTGTTGGGTAAAGTGGAGACCACGATGCGGACAGTGCGAGGCAGGTGGGTGGGGAGCCACCACAGCTTGCGGGCCTCGTCGGCCTCAGAGAGCTGCTCCAGGGCATCCAAGATGATGACCAGGGGCCGATGGAAAGAGGGCTCCCCCAGCAGGTTGACTAGCAGCTCCCTCATCTCCTGGATCTTGTTCGGCAAGAAGTGGATCAGGCAACGGTAGTTGATGGCTATCTGCTCACAGATGCTCTGGAGGAGGGTGCGCAGGTTTGTGGCGAACTCGGAGGAGCCCACAAAGCGGACAATGACAACCGGGTCTGTCTCAGGGCCCATCTCCGTTTGGAGCCACGTGTAGGCCTGGAaacaacaaagagagagaaaatggattTTGTAACTTTCCCAAGGTTGGGTGTCTTTCATGAAAGAGCTCTGTGACACACcacagagaacagagaccagACCATGTTTTCAATAATGGAATGCATTTATAAAAACAGTTTTCAAAGTCTCAAAACATCTCAAAGTGCTCTCCATTTTGAGGAaatggttaacctctctagggccagCGGGGCACcacagagaacagagaccagACCATGTTTTCAATAATGGAATGCATTTATAAAAACAGTTTTCAAAGTCTCAAAACATCTCAAAGTGCTCTCCATTTTGAGGAaatggttaacctctctagggccagCGGGACTGGGCAggagttactgggcaggagtagtaaccagattaaatcgggtacgttttttatccggccgtgtaaatactgccccctagccctaacaggttatctAACTTGAGAAAGGACTTCTGTGAAAGGtgtaactacactgctcaaaaaaataaagggaacacttaacctcttatggctagggggcagtattttcacggccggataaaaaacgtacccgatttaatctgattattactcctgcccagaaactacaatatgcatataattattagctttggatagaaaacactccaaagtttctaaaactgcttgaatggtgtctgagtataacaaaactcatttggcaggccaaaacctgagaagattccgaacaggaagcgccctctctgacaagatcttgttcttcttgtctctgtttattgaagactgaggatctttgctgtaacgtgacacttcctacggctcccataggctctcagagcccgggaaaaagctgaatgatattgaggcagccccaggctgaaacacatttgcgcttttggcaagtggccgatcagaggataatgggcttaggcgcgtgcacgagtcgaccccgtgctttattttctttcgtctatttacctaaacgcagattcccggtcggaatattatcgcttttttacgaagaaaatggcataaaaattgattttaaacagcggttgacatgcttcaaagtaaggtaatggaatatttagaattttttgtcacgaaatgcgccatgctcgtaacccttatttaccctttcggatagtgtcttgaacgcacgaacaaaacgctgctgtttggatataactatggattatttgggaccaaatcaacattttttattgaagtagaagtcctgggagtgcattctgacgaagaacaccaaaggtaataacatttttcttatagtaaatctgccagacaaggctccgctgatagccaggagTAGCAGTGgaaaggtgttgggactgctgttgggattCTGCTGTTTGGACAGCTTTatataggccctaacagtttgtgggtaccgtttgtcaccgttatagtgcaattaatgtattgtttattgttctGTTGTGTAgaggctttgctggcatgcatcaaaagtttggggtcacatttCCTTGCTtggttaaacaacacaatgtaactccaagtcaatcacacttctgtgtaatcaaactgtccacttaggaagcaacactgattgacaataaatttcacatgctgttgtgcaaatggaatagacaacaggtggaaattataggcaattagcaagacacccccaataaaggagtggttctgcaggtggtgaccacagaccacttctcagttcctatgcttcctggctgatgttttggtcacttttgaatgctggcggtgctttcactctagtggtagcatgagacggagtctacaacccacacaagtggctcaggtagtgcagctcatccaggatggcacatcaatgcgagctgtggcaagaagatttgctgtgtctgtcagcgtagtgtccagagcatggaggcgctaccaggagataggccagtacatcaggagacgtggaggaggccgtaggagggcaacaacccagcagcaggaccgctacctccgcctttgtgcaaggaggagcaggaggagcactgccagagccctgcaaaatgacctccagcaggccacaaatgtgcatgtgtctgctcaaacggtcagaaacagactccatgagggtggtatgagggcccgacatccacaggtgggggttgtgcttacagcccaacaccgtgcaggacgtttggcatttgccagagaacaccaagattggcaaattcgccactggcgccctgtgctcttcacagatgaaagcaggttcacactgagcacatgtgacagagtctggagacgccgtggagaacgttctgctgcctgcaacatcctccagcatgaccggtttggcgttgggtcagtcatggtgtggggtggcatttctttggggggccgcacagccctccatgtgctccccagaggtagcctgactgccattaggtaccgagatgagatcctcagaccccttgtgagaccatatgctggtgcggttggccctgggttcctcctaatgcaagacaatgctagacctcatgtggctggagtgtgtcagcagttcctgcaagaggaaggcattgatgctatggactggcccgcccgttccccagacctgaatccaactgagcacatctgggacatcatgtctcgctccatccaccaacgccacgttgcaccacagactgtccaggagttggcggatgctttagtccaggtctgggaggagatccctcaggagaccatccgccacctcatcaggagcatgcccaggcgttgtagggaggtcatacaggcacgtggaggccacacacactactgagcctcattttgacttagctataagctaagctaagctatacagttagcattagcatcatctaatatcgataataacattctaaatatccccttacctttgattatctccatcagaaggcgctgccagggatcccaggtccagaacaaatgtggtttcttttgacaaagttcataatttatgtccaaatagttagcgttcagtaggctcccacaaaatgaggtgggcagtgtaaagtcacgccgaaaagctaaaaaaaaactagtaaataatctatttacgtttgttcaaacatgtcaaacgttgtttagcattaatcttttggtccatttttaacgtgaaacatcagtaaacataagtaacattttcacacaacctatcaagtgtctagaataaacgattatgacaaagacactcttctcagatttatgcgcaggcgcaaaaaatgaagtgatgacgtgtcaacttctaagcattctaattcggtctgtattcatcacagatgcttcaaacaactttataaagatcgttgacatctagtggaagccttaggagttgcgaactgaatcctttctcactatggtatctataaaacaatgacactaaatagtacagtcacaaaattcaaaaaattttttatctatttttcacaggtttttgcctgc
Proteins encoded:
- the LOC115194103 gene encoding NACHT and WD repeat domain-containing protein 2-like isoform X1, with translation MWPSGVGSRQPCLRESALRRAAISGNVLALPQHHVPTGRSVRVFICANPDDTEAERNALKEHVYPKLRDFCRENYGIEFQVVDLYWGMDPEEWDSPDLQHLRMKLLEECLQTSAGPCFVGLVGEKYGSIRVPGEVEAPEFEMILDAAVEAGLDTHILEEWYCRDENAVPPAYYLKPKAQMLKHYQNSMESSSAAKMKNDKAWRNVSDEIKRIFRRSVLQLQEKGTMKPPQAKKFLCSALEDELDFALGKQTPAFLKKCVCYIRKISNFDRHAKLQEMAKYMDIVVAEDRVMRNQEAYERLLKVRDEFIPTLVASSNLRVYSSVTHCDMKLGYSQEVESHYVEGLCKQFYEDMVDIIQATVQQNFDTETDPLYDEILQHLSLCKNFSAFYDYKSETLDLVQEYLLPSKESRMSPLVVYGGPCTGKTLLLAEVAKQAYTWLQTEMGPETDPVVIVRFVGSSEFATNLRTLLQSICEQIAINYRCLIHFLPNKIQEMRELLVNLLGEPSFHRPLVIILDALEQLSEADEARKLWWLPTHLPRTVRIVVSTLPNKHGILQKLRCLIHDEGRYVELVQRDRKACSQILKQQLLGLKRKVTSGQQIYVNEALAKCTLPMFVNLIYQEVVHWRSHKDVDDRSLCSTVHESIEQLFYSVENKLGQRFVFRALGYITMANVGLTEVELEDILSLDNSVLGDIMVSSNLKNPLRISYDLVARLKEELEGYLLERQVHNVTLMVWANRHLQLIAQKLYLSNEEDVHQMHSLLAEYFLGAWSGGRKKIFHCDNNHFASLNISQHKNPHSQQPSHKEASAEKYSYDRQTPEQPWVFQCNLLEPDIFFVNHRKMTELLYHLTQSGRMDDLMYGVIMNFSWLYTMIKIGQFEKALTDIDVAYNYSQEKELKFLATTLRSIKIKVMKNPASLSAELQQRLLPVVTSLPKLQHLLLECDKDGPKYCSIVPLHSSMDVTYSPERLPLCSSYMQIVEILPTLAPNIVLVALEDGSVSTWDVESRQLLRQIDTAHSVVLGIRLTSDEKYLVVATTKNTLLIYDNHKSCLLSEVDIKSSKHCGITGGVAFINGFTLSSHHALAWLEASKDVNVIDLLYGWPLYQFHCWYEVTCVQCSPDGMYVFCGQYLNTTSIFHLGTGDKLATVTSEFSGGFVKSILVLDTSHQMVMIDNEGSLSVWNTKEITNPRLMEDYDCRGDENEVVGIELSEDQHSILICKDKSIEVLDTKLWKMAEKFKAKHAERFVAAVLSKNGQSIVASMENTSSIFVWRRDSGQCMASLIDISGAIIKLIKSIHHNLLLSVASSGVLSVWDIDIITAMSNNDKTGKRIQSLQLSGREDFVFTMDGSEAIHKWNFSTGFIETVFKHEGLVENCVLTSSGDLMVTSDDKCSQYIWHTATGENIFRINGQKISQLLMTHNDQFVVSLCEQNCSRVWRLATGHKVCNILVTLQNALITTANTFLVGITKNKLLAVSLWSGSISKKFVCDDGISIINFKLIPDCPDFVVFITSTETVFIWSVADESVCRRVQLPTNFLKNLEEFQISPNGKLGIISKGDENINVLDLHSGKLRLVHAAGIIWRQKLSRDGRYLVYVCFRNSDEDDEAGVVSNLIVMRLADGKSIGTCSLYKTPTFLCLSQRALNIIIGFEDGSIGTYTVVDRVDAALKIKIATSNSRQIVNNASQKIRPKCGNHTFKTIADCLWRESTEVFSRDSPINVSDSGEAKTTTPTKNSELLQ
- the LOC115194103 gene encoding NACHT and WD repeat domain-containing protein 2-like isoform X2, with translation MESSSAAKMKNDKAWRNVSDEIKRIFRRSVLQLQEKGTMKPPQAKKFLCSALEDELDFALGKQTPAFLKKCVCYIRKISNFDRHAKLQEMAKYMDIVVAEDRVMRNQEAYERLLKVRDEFIPTLVASSNLRVYSSVTHCDMKLGYSQEVESHYVEGLCKQFYEDMVDIIQATVQQNFDTETDPLYDEILQHLSLCKNFSAFYDYKSETLDLVQEYLLPSKESRMSPLVVYGGPCTGKTLLLAEVAKQAYTWLQTEMGPETDPVVIVRFVGSSEFATNLRTLLQSICEQIAINYRCLIHFLPNKIQEMRELLVNLLGEPSFHRPLVIILDALEQLSEADEARKLWWLPTHLPRTVRIVVSTLPNKHGILQKLRCLIHDEGRYVELVQRDRKACSQILKQQLLGLKRKVTSGQQIYVNEALAKCTLPMFVNLIYQEVVHWRSHKDVDDRSLCSTVHESIEQLFYSVENKLGQRFVFRALGYITMANVGLTEVELEDILSLDNSVLGDIMVSSNLKNPLRISYDLVARLKEELEGYLLERQVHNVTLMVWANRHLQLIAQKLYLSNEEDVHQMHSLLAEYFLGAWSGGRKKIFHCDNNHFASLNISQHKNPHSQQPSHKEASAEKYSYDRQTPEQPWVFQCNLLEPDIFFVNHRKMTELLYHLTQSGRMDDLMYGVIMNFSWLYTMIKIGQFEKALTDIDVAYNYSQEKELKFLATTLRSIKIKVMKNPASLSAELQQRLLPVVTSLPKLQHLLLECDKDGPKYCSIVPLHSSMDVTYSPERLPLCSSYMQIVEILPTLAPNIVLVALEDGSVSTWDVESRQLLRQIDTAHSVVLGIRLTSDEKYLVVATTKNTLLIYDNHKSCLLSEVDIKSSKHCGITGGVAFINGFTLSSHHALAWLEASKDVNVIDLLYGWPLYQFHCWYEVTCVQCSPDGMYVFCGQYLNTTSIFHLGTGDKLATVTSEFSGGFVKSILVLDTSHQMVMIDNEGSLSVWNTKEITNPRLMEDYDCRGDENEVVGIELSEDQHSILICKDKSIEVLDTKLWKMAEKFKAKHAERFVAAVLSKNGQSIVASMENTSSIFVWRRDSGQCMASLIDISGAIIKLIKSIHHNLLLSVASSGVLSVWDIDIITAMSNNDKTGKRIQSLQLSGREDFVFTMDGSEAIHKWNFSTGFIETVFKHEGLVENCVLTSSGDLMVTSDDKCSQYIWHTATGENIFRINGQKISQLLMTHNDQFVVSLCEQNCSRVWRLATGHKVCNILVTLQNALITTANTFLVGITKNKLLAVSLWSGSISKKFVCDDGISIINFKLIPDCPDFVVFITSTETVFIWSVADESVCRRVQLPTNFLKNLEEFQISPNGKLGIISKGDENINVLDLHSGKLRLVHAAGIIWRQKLSRDGRYLVYVCFRNSDEDDEAGVVSNLIVMRLADGKSIGTCSLYKTPTFLCLSQRALNIIIGFEDGSIGTYTVVDRVDAALKIKIATSNSRQIVNNASQKIRPKCGNHTFKTIADCLWRESTEVFSRDSPINVSDSGEAKTTTPTKNSELLQ